DNA sequence from the Oncorhynchus keta strain PuntledgeMale-10-30-2019 chromosome 1, Oket_V2, whole genome shotgun sequence genome:
tagttggtgaaccaggcgaggcagtcatttgaaaaaccaaggctattgagtctgccaataagaatgttgtcgacagagtcgaaagccatggccaggtcgatgaagacggctgcaaaGTTGTTTTTAAATCGATGGCGGTTATATCATTTactaccttgagcgtggctgaggtgcacccatgaccagctcggaaaccagattgcataatgGAGAAGTAGGGTGGGgtttgaaatggtcagtgatttgtttgttaacttggctttcgaagaccttagaaaggcagggcaggacggatataggtctgtagcagtttgggtctagagtgtatCCCCCATTTGAAAAgtgggatgactgcagcagctttccaatctttagggatctcagacaatacgaaagagaggttgaacaggctagtaataggggttgcaacaattgcggcagatcattttagaaagaggggGGCTGGGGcatgttgctgtggggggtgcagagctgttggctgggTTGGAGTAGCCAGATGGAAAGCATGGCCGGCCGTAGacaaatgcttattgaaattctcgattatcgtagatttatcggtggtgacagtgtttcctagcctcagtgcagtgggaggaggtgctcttattctccatggactttgcagtgtcccaaaacgttttggaattagtactacaggatgcaagtttctgtttgaaaaagttagcctttgctttcctaactgactgtgtatattggttcctgacttccttaaaaagttgcatatcgcaggggctattcgatgctaatgcagtacaccaAGCGATGTTTTTGTACTGGTCAAGTGCAGTCAAGTCAGGAGTGAACCAGGGGcaatatctgttcttagttctacattttttgaatggggcatgcttattttagatggtgaggaaagcacttttaaaagAACAACCAGGCACCCTCTACTGGCGGGATGAGGTCaacatccttccaggatacccgggccaggtcgattagaaaggcctgcttgctgaagtattttagggagcgtttgacagtgatgaggggtggtcgtttgaccgggGACCCATTACAGACacaggcagtgatcgctgagatcctggttgaagacagcaaagatgtatttggagggcaagttggtcacgATGATATCTATgtgggtgcccatgtttacggattatgggttgtacctggtaggttccttgatcatttgtgtgagattgagataAATGTGCGGCAAGTGATGAAATAGTAATGATGGCAGGTTCTCACCCCAAGCTGTCTGAAGTCCATGATGTTTTGCCATTGGCTCCGTAGGCTGCGGAGGTCCTCCTGTCGGTCGCTGGCATGCTGCTCCATTTGAACACACTGGTCCCGCAAACCATTTCTCACTGCTGCCTGAATCACACACTGCATCTCCAGCTTAAACACTGACCTGGGCAGGACGGAAACATGGGAGAAAAGAGGTTTTAAACTGTGAAAGCGTAAAGAGCATCACAAACAATAGATACAGACAACAAACCAGAGTATTCTGATGAATTGACATGACTGGTTTAGAGGCTTAGCATGTTCATTGACGACATGTAAATGATGTGGAAGAAGCCAATCTATAGTGCAGGTTTACAGTGAGAGGGCGTCGGTTTGAGATTCCCCGCCAATCAGCTCTAAATGTGCCTCTTTTTTTCGGGTATGAAGCTGGGTCTGGAGCTGTTGAATTCGTGACCGTGTCTGAGCCAGTTCCATCAGACTCTGTTCCACCTCCTCCCAAGCTGACTGCAAAAAGATCCCACACATATTACTGTTCTAGCCTATGCAGTGTCTTGGCCCCATGTTGGTATTTTAGTGTAAACGGAAACGTGTAAAGTACCTGTAAAAGACTCTTAACGGTTGGTAGCTCTTCCTCTTCTTTTGAGATGTCCAGCAGGTGATTACTCTCATAGCGAAACCTAAAATAAAACAGATACATTTGCCCCTATAATTCAAATCCATGCAGATATTTTTGTCCAGCTAACTTTATCAATTTAACCATTTATcagcctcctgagtggcacagcggtctaaggcactgctttgcAGTGCTataggcatcactacagacccgggaaCGATCCCGGGCTGAATCACAACCCGGCCATGTTCggtagtcccatagggtggtgcacaattggcccaacatcTTCCAGGTCAGGGGAGCGTTTGGccaggggggctttacttggctcatcacgcTCCAATTACTCCTAGTGGCGGGCCggttgaatggtgtttcctccgagtttggcgggtcatgtttcagaggacacatgaCTCAACCTTCACCTCCCGAGTTGcaacgatgagacaagattgaaattgtggagaaaaggggttaaaatacaataaaaaaatgttaaatatactttttttttgaACCATTTACCGTAATGCAGCAACATCACGAGCCATACCCAAAGAGGCAAGCATCTCCTCCAATGCCATTTCCTGTCCCAAGGCCAGGTACTGCAAGGCTGACAGCACTTGGTTCGGAGGATAGCATTGCAACAAGTCCTGATGagattttaaaaaataacaatatgatTCTCACTCAAATAAAGAAAATAAGAAACAGACCATGATGTAACTATCTAGGTGCAAACAATGCAACTTACCTCCACAGCACTTAACCAATGCTGAAATACTGCAGTTCTCTGTTCACGTGTCAagctgaagaaagagagagatcaatGATTTATCAATAGAAGTATCCCATGGATGACTCCGGTTCCTATATAAAACCATCTGATGATTCTTACTGTGTGGCAGTGGAAGATGTCATGTTCAGTTCACTCTCTTGCAAAGACTGGAAGAACTGGAGTCTTTCATCACACAACTCTCGGATGTTACGCTAAGGAGAAAAATAAACAAGACCAGTAAAATGCAAAACCATCACTTCGAAGACTATCATATAAGTAATAAAATATAGTAAAGCACTTACCAGAACCTTAGGCTCTGCTCCTGATGGGTTGAGATGGTCCCCACTGCTATTGGAGGTTTCATTTCCAAACACCACCTTCACCTCTGCCCTCCTGCAAAACACACCAAAAGTAAAGAATGGATTTTAGGGTTGGCTTGAGGTGTCAAATGCATGTGGAAGTGTGGTAAGAAATGGTAAAAGGGTCAACGGCAGAGGCTCTAGCAAGCACACCTAGACAGCTGCTCCAGAACCTGGGAGTGCCCACTGATCTTGAGGATATCCTCTGAAAGAGAGTGGCGCTCCTTCATGCAGCGCTGCTTAAAAGCCTGTAAAAGCAGCTCCCTGCATTGGttctcctccaccatctcccagCTCCGGTTAATGGACTCCTCTACTCAATACAAAGGGATTACAGAGAACAGCGCGTCAAGGCGAAAGAGGACATCCACATATACAGACCTAGAAGATTTTGGGATGTGGTATGTAGAAAAAAGTATATATTTGGCCAAATGCTCACCCTCAGTAACCAGCTGTGCTTCAGTCCCATTGATTTGAGAGTCCAGGTGGTTTAGTTCTACTCTCAGCTCATCTATCTGCTCCTGAAGCTCAAACCGCTTAGCAGCATCACTCTGCCCCACTACTTGTTTCAACTGCAAATGTGTACATACAATAATGTAAAAGAATGAGCACACAGAAAACATAACACTAACACATTGCTACAGTATCACATTTAAGACTATCAAACTATCTAGACATTTGTTTAGAGAAATATGGTTGTACCTCCTTATCGTGCAGAACTTTGTACCTGAGAGAGCACAATGTCAAGGCTTGTATAACTGTACATACAACAAAACCTGTGTGTCATATTAATATCAGAGAAATTTGGCAGTTATCCTATCAAGAGTTTGTGTCATCTCAGAGACAATGAAATTATCACATTTGTAGATAACTCAAGACACCAAAAATAAAGGATACCATCTGAGATTTCCACGCATAACCCTTACATTCCTGCAAAGAGAAAGGAATAGAGAAGATATTGGAAGACCACACGTAAAAGGACAAAACGACAATAGTTGACCTAGCTACTACAAACAAAAATTGATAGAAACACTAGGAAGTATAATTAATAAGGTTGTAAAAACCTGTCTGCATACCCACCTCTGATTGAAAATATGTTGTGTGACATATCTCCATATAGAGGCACCCGGGCCAACACATAACCTGAATCAAAACAAACATCAATATACTTAACGTCACTTGGGTTAACTCAATGTTGGGACAAATTCGTTTTAATAAGTCTGCAATTGCCGATATGAAAGACGGTAGCAATTCTAACTACAAAGACAAAAAGGAATAGCTCAACAAGGCCAAAAAAAGTGCATGTACGTTAAATTGGACATTTATGAATGACGTTACGCACGTTTTAAAGTAGTTGTCGTTTGGGAGACTTTGGGTTGGTAGATTAAATTCTTCAATCGCCCACCGCTTTAGCTCCCGCAGCAGGGTCCTGTCTCCCATCCTTCTCCAGACAAAACAAGCGAGGCGTTAGCTAGCTATCCAGCTCAATAATTCTCACCAAAATCGAATACTAGCAAGTACATTTTAGCTTGACAGGTGGCTGTAATAGTACGATGGCAAAGTAGATTTGCTTCCAAGTGATTGACTGTCAAAAAGATGGCAAGAAAAGTTAACTGTCCGACTTTACTCAGTTGGGCGCTTGTTATTTTTCCACCCGTTCAACTTCCCGCTCTGTAGCATATCCGGTGACGTTTGCTTACGTTCTGAAACAGGACAAATAGTACGTAAAAAGTTCTACAACATTACGCCGATTCTATTGCAAAACATTTCGGAAGCAAACTGAACGAAACTGGACGAGATCGACCTGGATTCGGAATTCTCGTTTTGGTCTGTGTGATTCTTAAACGGTTTCTGTAATGAACACGAAAAGGTTACACAAAATGGGAAacttacatttgagtaatttagcagacgatTTTATCCAGAATGACTTAAAGTTAGTGCATTAATTATAAAATAGATAGGCGGGACAACCACATCAGAGTAAGTACATTTTCCCCTCAATAAAGTAGTCAGAGCGACACAGCAGCTTTCATCCACTTCACCATTCCGTATAAATACATATTCCAGTCATATGGCAAATAATAATAAAGACCTAATAGTCAGGGCCGGTCCTGGACGTTCTGCTGCACTAGGCGAGATAAAAATCTGCCCCCGCTAGGTTTTGGTTTCGGACCATTTTTTTCTCCGCTAAAAGTCGGAGGAGCAGAACATAATAGCAGGCCAATTAATAGGTTAAACACATTTTTAATACATCTGTTTAGTAGGCTATATTATCAGTTCAATGTCAATAACATAGCCTAATATTTTCAATCTGATTACATTGATAAAATCACGAATGCCCTGGATGTTCTGCCGCCCTAGGCGAGACAAAAATAATTACGTTTAGACATCGTTATTCATCTACGCATGGCACTTTCAGAAGTTACCTTTCCACCCAGACAGGCTCTACTGACGCAGAAAACTGTAAGCTTCAAATGCTGGGTACTCCTCGGTTGTATAACCCAGCAACAGAAGTGCTTCCCTAAAAGCTACCTGGGTTTAAACAAACATCTTTTCATTTCAAAAGAGAAAAGCTCAGTTTATATAGGGAAAGAATAGCAAAGTATTTGTTTTAGCTTCAGATTGTCATAGAGAGGAATCAATATATCCCCATATGCATCGGAGTCACGTCTTTCACAGTCATTTTAGAGCTTGTTTCTACCATAAGGCATCACAGAGTTAAGCATTGTTATAGAACGCTTTATGTAATCTGGATAcgttttatgtatttatttcaaaATATAAAGCAAACAATAGATTTCCTTTTTGCCCTTTTATTTAACAAAGGGTATGTGATACCCTCACTCAATTCGAGCCCTGGTTTTAGTCAAACAGCCCTTCCCAGACACGGGTATTTAATCAGTGCATACGACAGTGTTGGAGTATTTGGCTATAACGACATCGATGGATAGGATAATTGTGTCTGTCGAACAGGTGGGTTTACTACTTATTTTTTGGAAGATGAAGAAATAAGCTCCAATTATATTTAACCTCTGCATCGGAGAGTTACAATGTTGATGTCATTATGCACCCTACTACCTATAGTAGGAAAACAAGTTTCTCATTAATAATATCCCACCTGTtaaaaaaatcaatcaatcaaatgtatttataaagccctttttacatcagccgatgtcacaaagtgctgtacagaaacctagcctaaaaccccaaacagcaagcaatgcagatgtagaagcacagtggctaggaaaaactccctgaaaggccagaacctaggaagaaacctagagaggaaccaggctctgagggatggccagtcctcttctgggtagagcttataacagaacatggccaagatgttcaaacgttcatagatgacaaGTGGGTCagataatcacagtggttgttttgggtgcaACAGGaaagcacctcaggagtaaatgtcagttggattttcatagccgatcaatcagagttagagacagcaggtgcggtagagagagagagtccaaaacagcacgtctgggacaaggtagcacgtccagtgaacaggtcagggttccatagccacaggcagaacagttgaaactggagcagcagcatgacaaggtggactggggacagcaaggagtcatcaggccaggtagtcctgaggcatggtcctcgggctcaggttctccgaaagaaaagagagaaaagagagagaattagagggagcatacttaaattcacacaggacaccagaagagacaggagaaatactccagatataacagactgaccctagccccctgacacataaactattgcagcataaatactggaggctgagacaggagcggtcgggagacactgtggccctgtccgacgatacccccggacagggccaaacaggtaggatataaccccaaccactttgccaaagcacagcccccataccactagagggatatcttcaaccaccaacctactaccctgagacaaggccgagtatagcccacaaagatctcccccacccGGACcagatcatgtcagtgactcaacccactcaaatgacgcatggaagagcaccagtaagccagtgactcagcctccgtaatagggttagaggcagagaatcccagtggagagaggggaaccggccaggcagagacagcaagggcggttcgacGCTCCAGTGCCcctccgttcaccttcacacccctgggccagactacactcaatcataggatctGCTGAAAATATGAGTCTcaaataaagacttaaaggtcgagacagagtctgcgtctctcacatggataggcagaccattctataaaaattgagctctatgggagaaagctctgcctccagctgtttgcttagaaattctagggacaataaggacgCCTGggtcttgtgaccatagcatatgtgtaggtatgtacagcaggaccaaatcggaacgataggtaggagcaagcccatgtaatgctttgtaggttagcagtaaaaccttgaaattagCCCTAGCCTTAaaaggaagccagtgtagggaatctagcactggagtaatatgatccatttttttggttctattcaagattctagaagccgtgtttagcactaactgaagtttatttagtgctttatccgggtagcagGAGAGTAGatcattgcagtagtctaatctagaagtgacaaaagcatggattaatttttctgcatcatttttgcaCAGAAAGTTTtggatttttgcaatgttacaaagatggaaaaaagctgtctatgaaatattcttgatatgtttGCCAAAAgaaagatcagggtccagagtaacacagaggttcttcacagttttatttgagatgactgtacaaccagcaagattaattgtcagctccaacagatctctttgtttcttgggacctagaactagcatatCTGTTTTGTCCgcatttaaaagtaaaacatttgccgctatccacttccttatgtctgaaatacaggcttccagggagagcaattttggggcttcaccatgtttcatcgaaatgtacagttgTGTATCGTCCCCATAGCAGTGGTAGTTAATATTatgtttccaaatgacatcaccaagaggtaaaatatatagtgaaaacaatagtggacCTAAAACaaaaccttgaggaacactgaaatttacagttgatttgtcagaagacaaaccatccacagagacaaactgatatctttctgacagataagatctaaaccaggccagaacttgtcagtgtagaccaatttgggtttcccaTCTTTCCAAAATTTctataagcatttctctacggcttgccatgctttccacctggctacccctaccacggtcaactgcccggcaccctccacagccaaagcccccaccatttcccCTTCACCCacatccagatagcagatgttctgaaagagctgcaatatctggacccctacaaatcagccgggctagacaatctggaccctttctttctaaaattatctgccgaaattgtcgcaacccctattactagcctgttcaacctctctttcgtatcgtctgagattcccaaaaattggaaagctgccgcggtcatccccctcttcaaaggacctatatctatcctaccctgtctttctaaggtctttgaaagccaagttaacaaacagattaccgaccatttcgaatcccaccgtaccttattaagcatctccaattcaaaattaaatctagaataggcttcctatatcgcaacaaagcatccttcactcatgctgccaaacataccctcgtaaaacttaccatcataccgatcctcgacttcggtgatgtcatctataaaatagcctccagcactctactcaacaaactgcatgcagtctattacagtgccatccgttttgtcaccaaagccccatacactacccaccattgaggcctgtacgctctcgttggttggccctcgcttcatactcgtcgccaaacccactggctacaagttatctacaagtctctgctaggtaaaacccagccttatctcagctcactggtcaccatagcagcacccactcatagcacgcgctccagcaggtatatctcactgctcacccccaaagccaattcctcctttggtcgtctttccttccagttctctgctgccaatgactggaacgaactgcaaagatctctaaagctggagactcttatctccctcacAAGCTTTAAGCGCCAGCTGTCAgggcagctcacagatcactgcacctgtacacagcccatctatctacctacctcatccccatactgtatttatttatttatcttgctcctttgcaccccagtatctctacttgcacattcatcttctgcacatctaccattccagtgtttaattgctatattgtgattactttgccaccatggcctatttattgccttataaCTCCCCTATCTTacctaatttgcactcactgtatatagactttttgtttccttttgttctactgtattattgattatgttttgtttattccatgtgtaactctgtgttgttgtatgtgtcgaattgctatgctttatcttagccaggtcgcagttacaaatgagaacatgttctcaactagccaacctggttaaataaagttgaacaaataaatgaaaaaaaataaaaagaatgtggtgatcgatggtatcaaaagcatcactaaggtctaggagcacgaggacagatgcagagctttggtctgacaccattaaaaggtaatttaccaccttcacgagtgcagtctcagtgctatgatggcaTGACCCCATATCACACATGGCGTGACCCCATAATTGTTAACACTTTTATATAACATATTTAACATATATTTGAATATTTCTGTGGAACTGTAAAACAGAGTAAGATCATTTGAGCTTTGGAAACAACTGCTTTCATAAACGCATGGCGGGCCTAGTTTCGCTGGAGTTGTGTAAAATAAGTTTTATGTCAATGACCCAGCCTTAACGAATTTTGCTTATTTACATATCGAATTTGATTGCCCAAAATCAGTttcaacatttatttatttttcgtCTCCACCTAGAGTGGAGAGCGACGAATCTGAGTCTGCGTCCAAGATAGTAGGGTCTTCGCCAACATTGTTTGGAGGTGTGGCTAGGCCTGGTGCGACCACCTGTTCTAGTCCAGCCAGAGAGCATTAATCATTGGTGGAAGTGCATGGGTCCGACTCCTCCGGTTTGCCTTCTTCGCAGCTAGGATCAGCGAACTGGGGCTCGTCGTTCTCAGCGAATGAATGGCCTGTCCTCGTAGGCTTGTCATTCTCCACACCAGCTGATGGTCATTGCTGCACGCTGATCAATTTCACCAGCGAATTTTTCTTTGGTTTGAGATTGTGCCTCTTTTctcattgtttaaaaaaatatattcgcGTCCTGATCGTTTTTTTCTCTTAGACTTGGTAGCAAATTGTTTCAAATCTCTATAGATTACTTTTAGCTAAAACAATATCCACTagtagtagctagctaacgttaacaagCGAGGTTAGGCTACTGCCTTAATCACTAATCGTtttcgtcacacacacacacacacacacaaacaaatttaataaaaatacaataatttaatTGGCAGATTCATTTTTATTAATGTTTCACAATTGGATAAtcccatataaacacacacatcaccataGTTACCAAGGATATTGGGAGTGAACATCGAGAGAAGTGGGAATGGGGTTGGGGCGGGAACTGCAGCATggctttttaaaatgttatttaaacTTGCTTTAAAAAAAGATGTATGCACAcaacaaatacaaaaaaatataaatatacaaacaagagtacataAACCTAACAGTATTACATGTCAAGATTCATTTTCAATTTGTTAAATACTTTTATGGTGCGTAttgcttttttgtttttacatttactgatcatttcaaaataatatttaaatTCTATCTTAAATAATGTGAAGAGGGGTTTGTTCTCTGCCCACATAATTTTATGGACAAAGAATCTTCCATGAAAGataaacaaattaacaatgatagttaaatcagggtccatatcatttggatcaaaataaaacaTAACATCAGAGTCTTTCAAATTAACATCAATAGTCGTTTCCTTTAAAATAAATCTTCTAACTCACTCCAAAATCTTCCGACAAGAACAGTCCCAAAATAAATGGTCAAGAGTTTCTGGGTCACAGccacaaaatacacatttgttatCAATAGCTATTTTAAATCTGTGTATAATAAAGG
Encoded proteins:
- the LOC118391291 gene encoding HAUS augmin-like complex subunit 5 isoform X1 gives rise to the protein MLQSGKLNGWKNNKRPTEMGDRTLLRELKRWAIEEFNLPTQSLPNDNYFKTLCVGPGASIWRYVTQHIFNQRNVRVMRGNLRWYKVLHDKELKQVVGQSDAAKRFELQEQIDELRVELNHLDSQINGTEAQLVTEEESINRSWEMVEENQCRELLLQAFKQRCMKERHSLSEDILKISGHSQVLEQLSRRAEVKVVFGNETSNSSGDHLNPSGAEPKVLRNIRELCDERLQFFQSLQESELNMTSSTATHLTREQRTAVFQHWLSAVEDLLQCYPPNQVLSALQYLALGQEMALEEMLASLGMARDVAALRFRYESNHLLDISKEEEELPTVKSLLQSAWEEVEQSLMELAQTRSRIQQLQTQLHTRKKEAHLELIGGESQTDALSLSVFKLEMQCVIQAAVRNGLRDQCVQMEQHASDRQEDLRSLRSQWQNIMDFRQLGDVRQENISGLIKGNSTAKTELTRVHKEIGQFVQGKLVPQFAKVLSAANRLRNSVSQEARQFGNVSLLTLDRRIIEGEQRIPASWLSIHRLHSLPFHNLCQSLAFPMYRAPEELYTQALSQHLELRFLRRLLQLHSSSLTNVEKQGALLPAPDQQALLLRVLEEDKELLKSLLPKVWELTQRCSQGLSYGYQVKIAISHWWDQPAQFALPDIRKGGLTFQQWLQRWKFAAKAS
- the LOC118391291 gene encoding HAUS augmin-like complex subunit 5 isoform X2, whose protein sequence is MMGDRTLLRELKRWAIEEFNLPTQSLPNDNYFKTLCVGPGASIWRYVTQHIFNQRNVRVMRGNLRWYKVLHDKELKQVVGQSDAAKRFELQEQIDELRVELNHLDSQINGTEAQLVTEEESINRSWEMVEENQCRELLLQAFKQRCMKERHSLSEDILKISGHSQVLEQLSRRAEVKVVFGNETSNSSGDHLNPSGAEPKVLRNIRELCDERLQFFQSLQESELNMTSSTATHLTREQRTAVFQHWLSAVEDLLQCYPPNQVLSALQYLALGQEMALEEMLASLGMARDVAALRFRYESNHLLDISKEEEELPTVKSLLQSAWEEVEQSLMELAQTRSRIQQLQTQLHTRKKEAHLELIGGESQTDALSLSVFKLEMQCVIQAAVRNGLRDQCVQMEQHASDRQEDLRSLRSQWQNIMDFRQLGDVRQENISGLIKGNSTAKTELTRVHKEIGQFVQGKLVPQFAKVLSAANRLRNSVSQEARQFGNVSLLTLDRRIIEGEQRIPASWLSIHRLHSLPFHNLCQSLAFPMYRAPEELYTQALSQHLELRFLRRLLQLHSSSLTNVEKQGALLPAPDQQALLLRVLEEDKELLKSLLPKVWELTQRCSQGLSYGYQVKIAISHWWDQPAQFALPDIRKGGLTFQQWLQRWKFAAKAS